The genomic DNA GAACCGCCCGTCGTCGTTCCCGGTCTCGACGCGCACGAGTTGGAGCGGGAGCTCAAGCAGAAAGCGATCTGAGGGCCTGACCGCCGTCTCGACGCGGGGGTGACGCCGCCGCCTCGGCCCCCGCGCGCCACACCGCGAAACCCGGGATCGCTTCGCCCGCGCGCTTCGTCTGCGCGCGGCGCGCGCCGATCCCGTAATTGCTCCCTCGGCCCGTGCGCCGGCACGAGTCTGCCCACGCCGGTGTCGCGGCCCCTGGGTCCTCAGATCGAGTTCACCGTCCGCAGCCGCGCCCGCGGGTGGATCTCCGCCTGGCTCATCACCGGCGTCTCGCGGCGGAAGCGCTCGATGATCGAGCGCACGAAAGGCCGCGTCTGGGCGGAGGTGACGAGCACCGGCATCTCGCCCTGGCGCGCCGCCGTCTCGAAGCGGTCGCGCACGGTGTTGACGAACTCGCTGAGCTTCGAGGGCTGCATCGCGAGGTAGCGCTCCTCGCGCTCGCCGACGATCGACTCCATGAACGCCTGCTCCCAGGCCGGCGACAGGGTGATGATCGGCAGCATGCCGTTCGGGTCCTGGTACTGTGCGCAGATCTGCCGGCCGAGGCGCGCCCGGACGTGCTCGACCACGTCGCGGGGGTTCTTCACCGCGCCCGCCACCTCGGCGATCGCCTCCACGATCGCCCCTAGATCGCGGATCGAGACCCGCTCGGCGAGCAGGAACTGCAGCACGCGCTGGATGCCGGTGGTGGAGATCTGCGACGGCACGATCTCCTTGAGCAACTCGGCGTGCTCCTTGGGCAGCTCGCGCAGCAGCTTCGAGACCTCGACGTGGTTGAGGAGCTCGGAGACGTGGGCCTTGATGATCTCGGTCAGGTGCGTCGACACGACGGTGGCGGCATCGACCACGGTGTAGCCTTTGAGCTGCGCTTGGTCGCGCAGGGCCGCGTCGATCCAGGTTGCCGGCAGGCCGAAGGTCGGCTCCAGCATGTGTTGTCCGGGCAGCTGGACCTGACCGCCCATCGGATCCATCGCCATGAACTGGCCCGGGAAGATCCGGCCGGTGCCCGCCTCGATCTCCTTGACCCGCACCACGTAGGCGTTGGCGTCGAGCTGGACGTTGTCGAGGATGCGCACCGACGGCATCACGAAGCCGAGTTCCGCGGCGAGCTGGCGGCGCAGGGCCTTGATCTGGTCGGTGAGCCGGTCCTGGCCCTCGCCGTTGACCAGGGCGAGGAGCGCGTAGCCCATCTCGAGCTTGAGGTCGTCGAGCTTCAGCAGGTCGGTGACCGTCTCCTCCTTGGCGGCGCTCGCCGCGGCGACCGCGGCCGCATCCATCGGGGCGCCCAGGGCGTCGAGCGGCGGCGCGAGCTTGGCGGTCTTGTTGATGCGCCACGCTGCGTAGCCGGCCCCGCCGCCCAGCAGGACGAAGGGCAGCATCGGCATGCCGGGCAGGAGGGCGATCAGCAGCATCACCGCGGCTGACATGCCCAGCGCCTTGGGATAGTGCGCGAGCTGCTTGCCGAGCGCCTTGTCGGCGGCGCCGCGCACGCCGGCCTTCGAGACCAGCAGGCCCGCCGCCGTCGACACGATCAGCGCCGGGACCTGGCTCGCGAGGCCGTCGCCGATCGTCAGCAGGGTGTAGCTCTTGGCGGCCTCGCCGAAGCTCAAGCCCTGCTGCGCCACCCCGATGATGATGCCGCCGACCACGTTGATGAAGGTGATCAGCAGGGCCGCCACCGCGTCGCCGCGCACGAACTTCGAGGCACCGTCCATGGCGCCGAAGAAGGAGGATTCTTCCTCGAGCGCCGCGCGCCGCGCCTTCGCGGTCTTCTCGTCGATCAGGCCGGCCGACAGGTCGGCGTCGATGGCCATCTGCTTGCCGGGCATCGCGTCGAGGGTGAAGCGGGCCGCGACCTCGGCGATGCGGCCCGAGCCCTTCGTGATCACCACGAAGTTCACGATGATCAGGATCGCGAACACGATGATCCCGATGACGAAGTTGCCGCCCATCACGAAGTGGCCGAAGGCCTCGATGACGTGCCCGGCCGCCGCCGTGCCCTCGTGCCCGTGCCCGAGGATCAGGCGCGTCGAGGCGAGGTTGAGGGCGAGCCGCAACATCGTGGCGATGAGCAGCAGCGTCGGGAAGACGGTGAATTCCAGCGGGTTGTCGATCGACAGGCCGGTCATCATGATCAGGACCGACAGGATGATCGACACGGCCAGCAGCAGGTCGAGCAGGATCGCCGGCAACGGGAAGATGAGGACCGCCAGGATCCCCAGCACGCCGGTCGCGAACAGCAGGTCCGACCGCTTCGACAGCGCCTGGAGATCGCCGCGCGTCGGCAGCGCGAGCTGGCCGAGGACGGCCGCCGCTCCTGTCTGTGCCGGCACGCTCGCCGTCTCTGCCATCGCTGCCATCCGCTGCCGTTCGCCCGGGACAGGCCCGGGACGTACCCGGCAAGATCTGCCGAGCGGATGGTTAGCGCGGCGTTAAGATGGGGCCGGCGCTCGCGGGAACCCGGGCCGCCGCGATCGCTTGATCGGTCGGCGAGAGCGTCGATCCGGCATCCGACCGCGCCCGCGTCCGGGCCGCCCGCGCCGCCGCCACGTCTCCGGGCCCAGGCCCGGACATACCGGGAGAGCTCGATGGCCCTGCGCGCCCTGACCGCCCTGTTCGACGATTACGACGCCGCCGCGGGGGCGGTGGACCGGCTGGAGGCCGCCGGCATCCCCCACGCGGACATCAGCATCATCGCGAATCGCAACGAGCCCGCGGTCCCGCCGCGGGCGCCCGGGACCGCCGTTCCCCGACCGGTGGACGCGGCGGATTCCGCCGGCACCGGAGCCACGGTCGGCACGGTCCTGGGCGGCGGCGCCGGCCTGCTCGCTGGGCTGGGCCTCCTGGCGATCCCGGGGCTCGGGCCGGTGGCGGCGGCGGGCTGGCTCGTCGCCACCGTGACGGGCGCCGGCGTGGGCGCCGCGGCCGGCGGCCTGATCGGCGGCCTGACCGCCGCGGGCCTCAGCGCCGACGAGGCCGAGACCTACGCCGAGGGCGTGCGTCGCGGCGGTACCCTGGTGACGGTGCGCGCCGACGAGTCCCGGGCCGAGCGCGTCCTGTCCATTCTCGACCAGGCAGGGTCGATCGATCTCGACCAGCGCGCCGAGGGCTGGCGCGCCCAGGGCTGGACCGGCGGCACCATCGGCCCGGCGGCGGATGACCGGGGCACCGGGGCCGGCCGCTGAGGATACCGGACCGTCCCGGGCGAACCCGGCGGGACGCGCGTTAGGTCATCATCTTCCGGGCGAACATCGCGGCGCCGAACAGGACGCCGGCGCCCGCGGTGATCAACGCGATCATCAAGAGCCGCCGCGGTTCGGTGGAGGATTCGGCCTTCACCGGCTCGACGATCGGGCTGAAGAACTCGATCTGCCGGGCCGCGATGATGCGCGCGCGCTCGTGGGCGGTCAGCACCTGCTGATAGTACTTCTCGGCGTTCTTGCGGTCGTTCTCCAAGACCTCGAACTTGGTCAACGCGTCGGAGAGCAGGCGCTTCTGCTCCGGATCCTGGCTGGCGGATTGCCGCTCGATCCGGGCGATGTTGTCGTCGAGGTCCTTCATCTGCTGCTTGATGTCGATGATCCGGCGGGCGTCGGGACCGAGGTCCCGCTGCCCGATCGCGAGCTGGAGCGCGAGGTTGATCCGCGAGGCCCGCATCTCGGCGATCATCTTGACGTTGATGTCGTTCGTCTTCTGCGCGTCGAGCACGCCCTCGCGGTTGCGCAGGTCGCGCGTCGCGAGGCGGATCTTGGTCATGCGCTCCTCGGCGAGCCGCAGCTCCCGCGTGCTCTCGGCGACGGCATCCTCGCGCGACTTGACGCTGAGGTCGTTCACCTTGCGCTCGGCCTCCTTCATGATGGCCTTGGCGATGGCGAGGGATTCCTGGGGATCGAAGGCCTCGACCTCCACCGACAAGATGCCGGATCCGGCCTCGACCTCGACGCCGACGCGCCGCTTCCAGTAGCGGACGAACTTCTCGATCGGCTTCTCCGGATCGAAGCGCGAGAAGTAGTCGATGGACTCGCTGCTGAACCACTGGCGCAGCGGAAGCTGCGCCTCGAGGAGCTCCAGCATCGGACGGCTGAGGATGAACTCGCGCGTGATCAGCGTGTCCTGCGCCACCATCTGGTTCGCCATGCCGGAATTCGTCCCGCCGGTCTCCGAGGACGTCTTCTCGGCGGAGCCGATGGCCGGCCGGATCGCGAATCGCGCCTCGCTGACGTAGCGGTCCGAGGCGATCAGGCCGTAATAGGCCGCCCCGGCGAGCGTCGGCAGCAGGAAGCAGACGACGAACAGGATCGGGATCCAGGGATCGTTCTTGGCGTCGGCCTGAAAGGACCGGATGCCCTTCTTGCGGTCGGCGAAGCGCGACATGCGCGCGATCTGCCGCAGCGACTCGCTCACCGCCTGCTGGCGGTCCGCGGGCGTGACCGGCTGCCCCTCGGCCTTCCGGATCTCCATGTTCATGGTCTGATTCCCGGCCTCCCCGGCCTCGAAGGTCGACCCGTTACCGGGATCCCGCGCGCGCCGCACCCGGCGCCGCGACCGTCTCTCGCACGGCGAGGCGGCAAAAGCATGTCGTCGCGGTCCGGCCGCCGCCGGCGCGGTCAGGCGTTGAGGCGCCGGTACACCTCGATGGCGTCGTTCACGTCCTCGTAGATGATCGCGCGACCGTTCAGCAGGACCAACCCCTGCGTGCACCACTGCCGGATGGTCTCCATGGAGTGCGAGACCATGATGATGTCGGCGTTCTTCCGGCGCTGCGAGAAGACCTCGTCGCAGCGCTTCGAGAACCGCGCGTCGCCGACCGAGGTGATCTCGTCGATCAGGTAGCAGTCGAACGGGATCGCCATGCTCATGCCGAAGGCGAGCCGCGCGCCCATGCCCGACGAGTACGTGTAGATCGGCACGTCGAGGTAGCTTCCGAGTTCCGAGAAGTCCTCGACGAAATCGAGCACCTTGCGCGGGTCCTCGCCGTAGATGCGCGCCACGAAGGTGACGTTGTCGCGCCCGGTCATCTTGGGATGGAAGCCGCCCGCGAAGCCGAGGGGCCACGAGACCCTGAGGCCGCGGTGGATCCGGCCGCGCGTCGCGTCCTCGGTGCCGGCGATCAGCCGCATCGTGGTGGATTTTCCGGCGCCGTTGATGCCGAGGATGCCGTAGGACACGCCCGGCTTCAGGGTGAACGACACCTGTTCCAGGATGGTCCGCCGGTGGCCTTCCGTCCGGTAGACCTTGCTGACTTTCTCGAAACGGATCACCGAAATGGTCTCCCGGGCGGTGTGCCGAACCGCCGGTCCGAGCTGCCTGACGGGCGGAGTCCTGCTCGCTGAAAGCGGCAAATCTGAGAAGGACATGAGCGCCTTGCCGCGTCGCGCGGCGGCGGTCGAACGGCGCGCGTCGGCCGACGGCTTCGCCCGGAAAGCTCCACCGGCCGCTTGAAGAAAAGTGCCACCTGTCACCCCGTCGGTTGACGCCATTCTCCATTTGGCATACCAAATACCAACCGAAGAGGGCGGGTGACAGCCCTTCAAGGATGCGGGACCGGAATTTTACCGCCGTTTCCGCGCGTGACGTTCAGGAAGGGCCGCCCCATGACAAGGCGCCGGACTGCCGCGATCCACCTCTCATCCGCGCCGCCGACCGGGTGGCGCCCATGACGGCGACCGGGCCGACCCTGGCCGCGCCCGGTTCCCTCGAGATCCACGGTCTGGCCGAGGCGATCGGCGACGCGGTGGTGGTGTCCGATCCGGACGGCGCCATCACGGTCTGGAACCCGGCCGCGGAGCGCATCTTCGGCTTCACCGCCGCCGAGGCTCTGGGCCAGACCCTCGATCTGATCACACCCGAGCGGCACCGACGCCGCCACTGGGACGGCTACGCCAAGACCATGCGCACCGGCGTCACCCGCTACGGGGCAGAGACCCTGAGGGTGCCGGCGCTCCACAAGGACGGCCGCCAGCTCTCCATCGCCTTCACGGTGGGGATGGTGCGGGACGCCTCCGACCGGGTGACCGGGATCGTCGCCGTGATCCGCGACGAGACCGAGCGCTGGGCCGAGGAGAAGCGCCTGCGCCAGCGCGTCGCCGAACTCGAAGCTTCCTCGGATCCGGCCCGTCGGGCGCCTTGAGCCCGCCGGACGATCCGAAGGACCCGATCACCGAACCGCACAGGGAGAACGCCCAATGAGCAAGCCGCTGGAAGGCATCAAGATCATCGACTTCACCCACGTCCAGGCCGGCCCGGCCTGCACGCAGCTCCTCGCCTGGTTCGGCGCCGACGTGATCAAGGTCGAGCGCCCCGGCGCCGGCGACGTGACCCGCACGCAGCTGCGCCACGTCGAGGACGCGGACGCGCTCTACTTCACGATGCTGAACTCCAACAAGCGCTCGCTCACCCTCGACACCAAGACCCAGGCCGGCAAGGAAGTCCTCGAGAAGCTCATACAGGACTCCGACGTCATGGTCGAGAACTTCGGACCCGGCGCCCTCGACCGGATGGGCTTCTCCTGGGCCCGCATCCAGGAGCTGAACCCGGGCATGATCCTCGCCTCGGTGAAGGGCTTCTCGGACGGCCACCACTACGAGGACCTGAAGGTCTACGAGAACGTCGCCCAGTGCGCGGGCGGTGCCGCCTCGACCACGGGCTTCTGGGACGGGCCGCCCACCGTCAGCGCCGCCGCGCTCGGTGACTCCAACACCGGCATGCACCTCGCCATCGGCATCCTCACGGCGCTCCACCAGAAGAACAAGACCGGCAAGGGCCAGAAGGTCGCCGTGTCGATGCAGGACTCGGTGATCAACCTCTGCCGCGTGAAGCTGCGCGACCAGCAGCGCCTCGACGCGCTCGGCTACCTCGAGGAGTACCCGCAGTACCCCCACGGCGAGTTCTCCGACGTGGTGCCGCGCGGCGGCAACGCGGGCGGCGGCGGCCAGCCGGGCTGGGTGCTGAAGTGCAAGGGCTGGGAGACCGACCCGAACGCCTACATCTACTTCACGATCCAGGGCCACGCCTGGGCGCCGATCTGCAAGGCGCTCGGCAAGGAGGAGTGGATCACCGACCCGGGCTACAACACGCCGCGCGCCCGCCAGGACAAGATCTTCGACATCTTCAAGACGATCGAGGAGTGGCTCGCCGACAAGACCAAGTTCGAGGCGGTCGACATCCTGCGCACCTACGACATCCCCTGCGCGCCGGTGCTGTCGATGAAGGAGATCGCCGAGGACAAGTCCCTGCGCGAGAGCGGCACCGTCGTCGAGGTGGCGCACCCGAAGCTCGGCAAGTACCTGACCGTCGGAAGCCCGATCAAGTTCTCCGACATGCAGGTCGAGGTGAAGGCGTCGCCGCTGCTCGGCGAGCACACCGATGAGGTGCTCGCAGACCTGGGTTACACCCAGGAGCAGATCCGGGCGATGCACGAGGCCCGCGCGGTCTGATAAGGACCGCCCGACTTCAGCGACCCTGAGACAGGACGGCGCTCCCCGGGGCGCCGTCCTTTTCACGTGCGAGCCCCGGATCCGATGCGCGCATTCCTCAGCCGTTTCCTGCCGGAGCTGACCCCGGTCAGCAAGCGCGAGCGCCTGCGCTCGGCGGCCGGTGCCCTCGTGGGCATCCTGGCGACCGGCTTCGTCTGCCGGGTCTCCGTCCCGGCCGAGGCCCTGCCGGTGCTGATCGCCCCGATGGGCGCCTCGGCGGTGCTGCTCTTCGCGGTGCCGGCAAGCCCTCTGGCGCAGCCCTGGTCGATCCTCGGCGGCAACATCGTGGCGGCGCTCGTCGGTGTCACGGCGGCGGCCTGGATCGGCGACCCGTTCGTGGCGGCGTCCTGCGCCATCGGGGTGGCGATCGCGCTGATGATGGCCCTGCGCTGCCTGCACCCGCCGAGCGGGGCCGTGGCGCTGACGGCGGTGCTCGGCGGCCCGGCGATCCGGGAGCTGGGCTACGGCTTCGTGCTGTGGCCGGTGGCGGTCAACTCGCTGCTGCTGCTGACCACCGCCCTGCTGTTCAACAACCTCACCGGGCGCGCCTACCCGCACCTGCGCCCGGCCGGGCCCCGGACCGCCGATCCGCCCTCGGACGCCCGGGTCGGCTTCCGGGCCTCGGACCTCGACGCCGCGCTGGAGGATTTCGACCAGCTCCTGGACGTCGATCGGGGCGACCTGGAGCAGATCCTGCGGCGCGTGCAGATGCGGGTCTACGGCCGCCGCTCGGGCCCGATCACCTGCGCGGCGATCATGTCGCGCGACGTGATCGCGGTGGCGCCGGACGCGCCGCTCTCCGAGGCCATGCGGCTGCTGCGCCGTCACCGCATCAAGGCGCTTCCGGTCACCGACGAGGGCGCGCGCGTCCTCGGCATCGTCACGCAGACCGACCTGCTCGACAAGGCCGCCTGGGACCGGAACGGGCCGCGCCTCGGTCTCGGCCGCCGCCTGCGCCTCACCGCCGAGCGCGGCCGCGCCCCCCACGGCTGCGCGGCCGACATCATGAGCGCGGTCGAGCCGGTCGGTCCCGACACGCCCGTGGCCGCCCTTGTGCCGCGGATGTCGGAGGCGGGGCTTCACCACCTGCCGGTGGTCGACGACGACGGCCGCCTGGTCGGGATCGTCTCGCAGACCGACCTGATCCCGGCGCTCCTGTCCGAGGCCGACGCGCCCGAGGCGCCGATCCGCGCCCGCGCGCCGGCCCGGGCCGCGCTGGCCTGACCCTCAGCGCTCGGCGGGCGGATCCGCCAGGAAGAACCTGACCGCCTGCGCCACCACGGCCGGCTGGTGGGCGTGCGGTCCGTCATACTCGACGTAGGTCACGGGATAGCCGGCTTCGCGCAGGGCCGGCACGTGGACCCGGGCGCTCCGGTCAATCGGGATCTGCTCGTCCTGGGTCCCGTGCGACAGGAAGATGCGCGGGGCGCCGACCTGCAGGTGCACCGACAGGAACCCCGCCGACGAGACGATCAGGTGGCTCGCCACGTCGCCGTTCGCGAGCCCCGACGAGAGCGTGTAGCTGCCGCCGTCGGAATGGCCGGCGAAGCAGAGCCGCTGCGGATCGAGCAGGAACCGGTCGGCGACGTGACCCAGCGCCGCCGCGACGCGCTCCCGGTCGGGCCCGTGGCCGGCGATGACGATGTCCCAGGTCGGGAACAGGGATTGCGGCGCGAGGAGCAGGAAGCGCTCGGTCCGGGCGTGCGCCTCCAGCATCGGCAGGATGCGCTCGGCGCTGCCGCCGCCGCCGTGGAACAGCACCACGAGCGGGCAGGGCCGGCGCGGATCGAGGCCCTCGGGGACCACCAGCACCGCGTCGCGCTCGGCGAAGAGGCCGAGGTCGTGCCGGCCCGGGGGGAGGGGCTCCTCGGTGGGGAGCCGGTGGCGGAAGTGCAGGCGGCCGGCGAGGTCGGGATCGATCATGGATGCACCGTCACCGAACGGATGACGGATCCGGCGCCGTCACTGCGGGCGCGGCGAAGCCATCCCCGCGCTCCGCGCGGAACTGGACCGCGCCGGCCCGGGCCGCTTCGCTTCGCTCGCGATGACGGTGCGGGGAAGGTCTCCCGGGGGCCGGGAGCTTCAGCGGAACACCGTCCCGCGCGGATCCGCGACGCCGTTCTCGTCAAGGCAAAGAGCCGGGCTCGACACGCGAGCCCAGCTTCGATGGTGTGGGATCAGAGATCTCGCGAGGGGCTCGCCCTCACTTCTTCTTCTTGATCCCGCTCTGCGGGTTGAGGCTGCCGATGTTGCCGCTCTCGCTGCCGGCCGCCGGGTCGATGACGGCGTTGACGAGGGCCGGGCGGCCCGAGTTCATCGCCTCGTTGACCGCGCGGGTCAGCTCGTCCGGCGTGGTGACGTGGTAGCCGACGCCGCCGAAGGCCTCCATCATCTTGTCGTAGCGGGAATCCGGCACGAACACGGTGGTGGCCGGGTCGCGGCCGGTCGGATCCGTGTCGGTGCCGCGGTAGATGCCGTTGTTGTTGAACACCACGATGCAGACCGGCAGGCCGTACCGGCAGATCGTCTCGACCTCCATGCCGGAGAAGCCGAAGGCGCTGTCACCCTCGACGCAGAGCACTGGCTTGCCGGTCTCGACGGCGGCCGCGACGGCGAAGCCCATGCCGATGCCCATGATGCCCCAGGTGCCGACGTCCAGGCGCTTGCGCGGCTGGTACATGTCGATGATGCCGCGGGCGAGGTCGAGGGTGTTGGCGCCCTCGTTGACGAGGATCGCGTCCGGCCGCTCCTTGACGATGGTGCGCAGCGCGCCGAGCGCCGCGTGGAAGTTCATGGGCGAGGCGTTGCTCATGAGCTTCGGCGCCATCTTGGCGACGTTCGCCTCGCGCTTCGACTTGAGCGTCTCGATCCAGTCGGACGGGGGCTGCTGCCAGCCCTGGCCCATGCCGTCGAGCAGCGCCTGCACGCAGGAGGCGATGTCGCCGACCACCGGCGCCATGATCTCGACGTTCGAGTCCATCTCGCGGGGCTCGATGTCGATCTGGATGAACTTGGTCGAGCCCGGCTCGCCCCAGCTCTTGCCCTTGCCGTGCGACAGCAGCCAGTTCAGCCGGGCGCCGACCAGCAGCACCACGTCCGAGTCCTTCAGCGCCGTCGAGCGCGCCGCGCCGGCCGAGAGCGGGTGGGTGTCGGGCAGGAGGCCCTTGGCCATGCTCATCGGCACGTAGGGGATGCCGCTGGTCTCCACGAGGGCGCGGATGGCGTCATCGGCCTGGGCGTAGGCGGCGCCCTTGCCGAGCACGATCAGCGGCCGCTTGGCGGATTTCAGGACCTCGAGCGCCCGGGCGATCGCCTCGGGGGCGGGGTGCTGGGCAGGCGCCGGATCGATCACCTTGACCAGCGACTTCTGGCCGGCCTCGGCGTCCATCACCTGGGAGAACAGCTTGGCGGGCAGGTCGAGGTAGACGCCGCCCGGCCGGCCCGAGCAGGCCGCGCGGATGGCGCGGGCGACGCCGATGCCGATATCGGCGGCGTGCAGCACCCGGAAGGCCGCCTTGCACAGGGGCTTGGCGATGGCGAGCTGGTCCATCTCCTCGTAGTCGCCCTGCTGCAGGTCGACGATCTCGCGCTCGGAGGAGCCCGAGATCAGGATCATCGGGAAGCAGTTGGTGGTGGCGTTGGCGAGGGCGGTCAGGCCGTTGAGGAAGCCCGGCGCCGAGACGGTGAGGCAGATGCCCGGCTTCTGGGTGAGGAAGCCCGCGATCGCCGCGGCGTTGCCGGCGTGCTGCTCGTGGCGGAACGAGATCACCCGCATCCCCTCGGCCTGGGCCATGCGCCCGAGATCGGTGATCGGGATGCCCGGGACACCGTAGATGGTGTCGATGCCGTTCAGCTTGAGCGCGTCGATGACGAGGTGGAAGCCGTCGGTCAGATCGGGCTCGGCCTCGACCTCGGGGGTGGTGTGGACGATCTTGGCGACTGCGGTCATCACGGTATCTCCCGGAGGATCGGTTTGTACGGGCGGCTCTCGGCGCCGGCTAGCTGGAGGATCCCCCACACTCCCGAGGAGGGGGAGGGCGGGAGATCCGCGAAGGTCGGGCGTCGCTTGCGCGACGTCGTGGGGCGGGGGGCCTATCAGGCCGCCCGGATCGGCTGGGCGCCGAGCGCCGCGGGCTGGTCCTCCGAGGCGAGGTAACGGGCCCGCATCGGGCGCAAGACGAACATCGCCAGCGCCGCCGCCGTCACGTTGAGGACGATGATCAGCGTGAACACCGCCGACCAGCCGTAGGCCGCCGACAGGATGCTGGCGAAGGGGACGAGGAAGGCCGCGGTGCCCTTGGCGGTGTAGAGCAGACCGGCGTTGCTGGCGGCGTACTTGGAGCCGAACGTGTCGCCGCAGGTCGCCGGGAACAGCGAGTAGATCTCGCCGAAGACCCCGAAATACACCGCGGTGGCCAGGACGAAGACCATCGGGACGTGACCGTAGGTCAGCAGCACGATCACCGCGAGCGCCGCCGTCGAGAAGGCGATGAACATCGTGTTCTCGCGGCCGATGTTGTCGGAGACGTAGCCGAAGAACGGCCGGCCGAACCCGTCGAAGACCCGGTCGAGCGAGATCGCCAGCGTCAGCGCCGCCATCTGCAGGCCGAACAGGCTCACCGGCACGCCGGCCACCTGGAAGTCGTGGGCGATCGGGGCGATCTGCGCCGCCGCCATCAGGCCGCCGGAGGCGACCATCACGAACATCACGTACATGACCCAGAAGACCGGGGTGCGCACCGCCTCGCGGGGGCTGCGGTCGACCTTGGTCTGCGGCAGGCGGGTCTTCTTGCGCTGGACCGGCGTGTTGGTCGACGGCTTGCGCAGCAGGAAGGCGAGGGCCAGCACCACGGCGCCCTGGCCGATGCCGAAGTACAGGAACGCGTCCTGGTAGCCGCTCGACGCGATCATGCGGGCGATCGGCACCACCGTGATGGCGGCACCCGCGCCGAAGCCGGCCGCGGTGGCGCCGGCGGCGAGGCCGCGGCGATCCGGGAACCACTTGAGCGCGTTGCCCACGCAGGTGCCGTAGACCGAGCCCGCACCGATGCCGGCGACGACGGCGCCGAGATAGAGCATCGCCAGGCTGTCGGCGTAGGCGTTGATGGTCCAGGCGAGGGCGATCATCACGCCGCCGAAGGCGACGACGATCTTCGGACCGTAGCGGTCGACGAACCACGCTTCGACCGGCACCAGCCAGGTCTCCGTGGCGACGAACAGCGTGAACGCGAGCTGGATCGCCGCGCGGCCCCAATGGTAGCGCTGGTCGATCGGGTCCACGAACAGGGTCCAACCGTATTGAAGGTTGGCGATCATGGCCATGCAGATCACGCCGAAGGCGAGCTGCCACCATTTCGCCGAAGGCGAATCCTGGCGTTCCATCCCTGAGCCTCTCTCTTGGGCGGCGCGGCCTTGCTCTGGCGGCGTCTCTCGTGCCCCGACGATCATGCACATCCGTTCTAGGTATGCAATATACCAGGGTGAGACGGACCGGGTGAAGTGTCAGGACGGCGATATTATTCCGTTTGCCCGGCCGGAGGAATCGGTCCCCAGGCACCGAGCGTCGGTGCCTCCGCGGGGCTCAGAATCTCGTCGAGGGCGGGGATCGAGGCCGGGTCGGCCGGGAAGCCGATGAGGGCGCAGGCGGCCTCCCAATCGGGCCCCGACTTCACCGCCGCCAGGGTTCCCGGATCCAGCGCCGTGATCCGACCGCGGTCGAGACGCATGAAGGCCCGGCCGGTCTCGGCCTGAACGAAGCGGACGACCGCCATCCG from Methylobacterium oryzae includes the following:
- a CDS encoding alpha/beta hydrolase; the protein is MIDPDLAGRLHFRHRLPTEEPLPPGRHDLGLFAERDAVLVVPEGLDPRRPCPLVVLFHGGGGSAERILPMLEAHARTERFLLLAPQSLFPTWDIVIAGHGPDRERVAAALGHVADRFLLDPQRLCFAGHSDGGSYTLSSGLANGDVASHLIVSSAGFLSVHLQVGAPRIFLSHGTQDEQIPIDRSARVHVPALREAGYPVTYVEYDGPHAHQPAVVAQAVRFFLADPPAER
- the oxc gene encoding oxalyl-CoA decarboxylase, whose product is MTAVAKIVHTTPEVEAEPDLTDGFHLVIDALKLNGIDTIYGVPGIPITDLGRMAQAEGMRVISFRHEQHAGNAAAIAGFLTQKPGICLTVSAPGFLNGLTALANATTNCFPMILISGSSEREIVDLQQGDYEEMDQLAIAKPLCKAAFRVLHAADIGIGVARAIRAACSGRPGGVYLDLPAKLFSQVMDAEAGQKSLVKVIDPAPAQHPAPEAIARALEVLKSAKRPLIVLGKGAAYAQADDAIRALVETSGIPYVPMSMAKGLLPDTHPLSAGAARSTALKDSDVVLLVGARLNWLLSHGKGKSWGEPGSTKFIQIDIEPREMDSNVEIMAPVVGDIASCVQALLDGMGQGWQQPPSDWIETLKSKREANVAKMAPKLMSNASPMNFHAALGALRTIVKERPDAILVNEGANTLDLARGIIDMYQPRKRLDVGTWGIMGIGMGFAVAAAVETGKPVLCVEGDSAFGFSGMEVETICRYGLPVCIVVFNNNGIYRGTDTDPTGRDPATTVFVPDSRYDKMMEAFGGVGYHVTTPDELTRAVNEAMNSGRPALVNAVIDPAAGSESGNIGSLNPQSGIKKKK
- the oxlT gene encoding oxalate/formate MFS antiporter translates to MERQDSPSAKWWQLAFGVICMAMIANLQYGWTLFVDPIDQRYHWGRAAIQLAFTLFVATETWLVPVEAWFVDRYGPKIVVAFGGVMIALAWTINAYADSLAMLYLGAVVAGIGAGSVYGTCVGNALKWFPDRRGLAAGATAAGFGAGAAITVVPIARMIASSGYQDAFLYFGIGQGAVVLALAFLLRKPSTNTPVQRKKTRLPQTKVDRSPREAVRTPVFWVMYVMFVMVASGGLMAAAQIAPIAHDFQVAGVPVSLFGLQMAALTLAISLDRVFDGFGRPFFGYVSDNIGRENTMFIAFSTAALAVIVLLTYGHVPMVFVLATAVYFGVFGEIYSLFPATCGDTFGSKYAASNAGLLYTAKGTAAFLVPFASILSAAYGWSAVFTLIIVLNVTAAALAMFVLRPMRARYLASEDQPAALGAQPIRAA